Proteins encoded by one window of Candidatus Scalindua japonica:
- a CDS encoding HD domain-containing phosphohydrolase, with the protein MLTMLDNTTRSGKGKISDSIEINNTYFDSRVVDNKVEVNEEAIGIALTSVFKFEKLFKLINKLTTSLVKVKYSSLMLIEGDTLRIKYSNHLTEDIEQECRVKVGDGISGWVALKGVNVIVKNIETDTRFAKRNNARYSSKSFMSVPLIISGKVIGVLNVNEKSDGRAFNERDLGLLRILSRYSAIAIRNATLIGKTKGLSIVQQLDNDYYNKTEKFLPVTLKSLKIGPFNKSELYLKNSLNGENNYVLYWKGGDRLFINEKREEFIRKNINKLFVPKNGRKQYLRFMETNMEKIVQNDSACSKEKFDVIQNVAVNIISDLTAIPEEVCNIERAKQWIESAMGLVRSSGKDYIGLSNTKGYDIYLYGHSINVTLMSLVFAHHIGLNIEETGEFALGLLLQDIGMRSVDSLIINKPSKLNSDEYNIIKKHSEIGFQMLQETGQVSPESYMLALLHHENFNGSGYPHGLKENEISLYGRISRIIDVYCAITSDRPYAKACTSDDACMIMKAKMKGFFDTEVLDNFIDLLKSGKGVAKTRLVSS; encoded by the coding sequence ATGTTAACAATGCTAGATAATACAACACGAAGTGGCAAAGGTAAGATATCGGATAGTATTGAAATTAATAATACATATTTTGATAGTAGAGTAGTTGATAACAAAGTAGAAGTAAATGAAGAGGCAATTGGCATAGCTTTAACTTCAGTGTTTAAATTTGAAAAATTGTTTAAGTTGATTAATAAATTAACCACATCCTTAGTGAAGGTAAAATACTCCTCTTTAATGTTAATAGAGGGAGACACCCTTCGTATAAAGTACTCAAACCATCTAACCGAGGACATTGAGCAAGAGTGTAGAGTAAAAGTAGGCGATGGGATATCAGGGTGGGTTGCTTTGAAAGGAGTGAATGTTATTGTTAAGAACATAGAGACTGATACAAGATTTGCAAAGAGAAACAATGCAAGATATTCGAGTAAGTCATTTATGTCTGTTCCTTTAATAATCAGTGGAAAAGTTATAGGTGTTTTGAATGTTAATGAAAAATCAGATGGTAGGGCTTTTAATGAAAGAGATCTAGGCCTCCTTAGGATTCTCTCACGTTATTCAGCAATAGCTATCAGAAATGCAACTCTAATAGGTAAGACTAAAGGGCTTTCAATTGTCCAGCAGCTTGATAATGATTATTATAATAAAACAGAAAAATTTCTACCGGTTACGTTAAAAAGTCTTAAGATAGGTCCTTTTAATAAAAGTGAATTATATCTGAAAAATAGTCTCAACGGTGAAAATAATTATGTGTTGTATTGGAAGGGTGGGGATAGATTATTTATTAACGAAAAAAGAGAAGAGTTTATAAGGAAAAATATTAATAAACTTTTTGTTCCAAAAAACGGTAGAAAACAATATTTGCGTTTTATGGAAACTAATATGGAAAAAATTGTGCAGAATGATAGTGCCTGTTCGAAAGAAAAGTTTGATGTTATTCAGAACGTCGCAGTTAATATTATCAGCGATTTAACTGCTATACCTGAAGAAGTATGTAATATAGAAAGGGCTAAGCAATGGATAGAGAGTGCAATGGGGCTTGTTAGGAGTTCTGGAAAGGACTATATTGGTTTGAGTAATACAAAGGGATATGACATTTATTTATACGGACATTCCATAAATGTTACTTTGATGAGTCTTGTTTTTGCACATCATATAGGTTTGAATATTGAAGAGACAGGTGAGTTTGCGTTGGGTCTGTTACTACAGGATATTGGCATGAGAAGCGTTGATTCTTTGATAATTAACAAGCCCTCAAAATTGAATAGTGATGAATATAATATTATAAAAAAACACTCAGAGATAGGGTTTCAAATGTTACAGGAGACCGGACAGGTATCTCCAGAGTCTTACATGCTTGCTCTGCTTCATCATGAAAATTTTAACGGCAGTGGTTATCCTCATGGACTTAAAGAAAACGAGATTAGTCTTTATGGTAGAATTTCCCGTATTATTGATGTATATTGTGCCATTACTTCTGACAGACCATACGCAAAAGCCTGTACATCAGATGATGCATGTATGATAATGAAAGCAAAGATGAAAGGGTTTTTTGATACTGAAGTATTGGACAACTTTATAGACTTACTAAAATCAGGTAAAGGTGTAGCTAAAACGCGTCTGGTCAGTAGCTGA
- a CDS encoding HD-GYP domain-containing protein — MSKGTLKYISVSTDQLKVNTILDFDIFIQTSSKIILFRKRDLPFTEETLQNLSDNNVKTIFVSEEDREKIENYYDSTRNNGSQKLSKEGFAAPFNDPKMVEKYFETYVNYYPIENENLLPGTRINFKVFKKSNIDTEIYIDPDNEGNLSNIVPQDIHDIKCAIAIHKEDIPLYKEYINTLALELTKKNDNSSELHFSILRENSKFIIKDILEDPRSGETIEKAGDLVETLTGTILENQNNFSSLLKITTHDYYTYTHSLNVCSLSIGLGTELKLKRDPDLLELGLGALLHDIGKCSIDLRILNKPGKLTENEFKKIQGHVIAGKEMLKNNSTKIPKNSLYAILQHHEKFTGKGYPYNLKDDQIHLYGRIGAIVDFYDALTTKRPYKNALSPFEAFKLLSKFQDDYDKKLIKEFIVMLGKQGNLKTHEKA; from the coding sequence ATGTCAAAAGGCACTTTGAAATATATCTCTGTTTCTACAGACCAACTAAAGGTAAATACGATTCTTGATTTTGACATATTTATTCAAACAAGTAGCAAGATCATCCTGTTCCGTAAGAGAGACCTTCCATTTACAGAAGAGACACTACAGAATCTTTCCGATAACAATGTAAAAACAATATTTGTTTCAGAAGAAGACAGGGAAAAAATTGAAAATTATTACGATTCAACCAGGAACAATGGTAGCCAGAAATTGTCAAAAGAAGGCTTTGCGGCGCCATTTAATGATCCGAAAATGGTTGAGAAATACTTTGAAACCTATGTTAATTACTACCCTATTGAAAATGAAAATTTACTGCCGGGTACGAGAATTAATTTTAAAGTTTTCAAGAAATCAAATATTGATACCGAAATTTACATTGATCCAGATAATGAGGGCAATTTATCAAATATAGTACCACAAGATATCCATGATATAAAATGCGCCATTGCAATCCACAAAGAGGACATACCACTATACAAAGAATATATAAATACACTCGCATTAGAACTCACTAAAAAGAATGATAATTCTTCAGAACTGCATTTTAGTATTTTACGTGAAAATTCTAAATTTATTATCAAAGATATTCTAGAAGACCCAAGGAGTGGAGAAACTATTGAAAAAGCAGGTGATCTTGTCGAAACGTTAACAGGCACAATCCTGGAAAACCAGAATAACTTTTCCAGCCTGCTAAAGATTACTACACATGATTATTACACGTATACACATTCGTTAAATGTCTGTAGCCTGAGTATTGGATTGGGAACAGAATTAAAATTAAAAAGAGACCCGGACCTCCTGGAACTTGGATTAGGAGCCCTGTTACACGACATCGGTAAGTGCTCTATAGACCTGCGTATTCTGAACAAACCCGGCAAATTGACAGAAAATGAGTTCAAGAAGATACAGGGCCATGTCATTGCCGGAAAAGAGATGCTAAAAAACAACAGTACAAAAATACCGAAAAATTCTCTTTACGCAATACTCCAACATCATGAAAAATTTACAGGTAAAGGATATCCGTATAATTTAAAAGACGATCAGATCCATTTATATGGGAGAATTGGAGCAATTGTTGATTTCTACGATGCATTAACCACTAAACGTCCATACAAAAATGCATTATCTCCGTTTGAAGCTTTTAAACTTCTCAGCAAATTCCAAGATGATTATGATAAGAAATTAATTAAAGAATTTATTGTCATGTTGGGAAAGCAAGGAAATTTAAAAACACACGAAAAGGCATGA
- a CDS encoding sigma-70 family RNA polymerase sigma factor: MQTKIDVKQREQKMHKNVSKEKRDKFVMDYLPLVKYVVGKFMIYLPSHIDQEDLFESGILGLIEAAERFDTTKNVKFKTYAFHRIRGAVLDYLRLQDWVPRSVREKDNLIKETYNTLEQELNRTPLSEEIAEAMGISCSELDKMLADINMCSMLYLEDISFGNDDDSKVKVNEIIKDNNSSGPLSNLELMEEQEILERAIMELRPKEKLVITLYYYEDMLLREIAQVMNLSESRVSQLHHRALMSIRAKAHKSKPDREVQSSV; this comes from the coding sequence ATGCAAACAAAAATTGATGTAAAACAGAGAGAACAAAAGATGCACAAAAATGTCTCTAAAGAGAAACGTGATAAGTTTGTTATGGACTATCTACCTCTTGTAAAGTATGTGGTTGGAAAGTTTATGATTTATCTGCCTTCACATATTGATCAGGAAGATTTGTTTGAATCCGGAATTCTGGGTTTAATAGAGGCTGCAGAAAGGTTCGATACTACTAAAAATGTAAAATTTAAAACGTATGCTTTTCACAGGATCAGAGGAGCAGTTTTAGATTATCTACGTTTACAGGATTGGGTACCTCGTTCAGTAAGAGAGAAGGATAATTTAATCAAAGAAACTTATAACACCCTGGAACAAGAATTAAATAGAACTCCCCTTTCTGAAGAAATTGCTGAAGCAATGGGTATTAGTTGTAGTGAGCTGGATAAGATGCTGGCAGATATAAATATGTGTTCCATGCTCTATCTTGAGGATATTAGTTTTGGTAACGATGATGATTCTAAAGTAAAGGTTAATGAGATTATAAAGGACAATAACAGCAGTGGACCTTTAAGTAATTTGGAATTAATGGAAGAGCAAGAGATATTAGAACGCGCTATTATGGAGCTTCGTCCGAAAGAAAAACTGGTTATTACTTTATATTATTATGAGGACATGCTTTTAAGAGAAATAGCACAAGTAATGAATTTGTCAGAGTCTAGAGTGTCACAATTACACCATAGAGCATTGATGTCAATCAGGGCCAAGGCACATAAGTCAAAGCCTGATCGAGAGGTACAGTCCTCAGTATAA